One genomic window of Thalassoroseus pseudoceratinae includes the following:
- a CDS encoding WD40 repeat domain-containing protein, translated as MSAHSVHRRCSMAVLFAVWTCCGSGTAAEPERGPLAGHDGIAYAVAFTPDGQWIATAGFDDTCKLWDANTREAVRTMEGHSGIVLCIAASPDGTQLASGSGDRYIKLWDVPKRSAIRSQDVPGGGVVALDRNGDGKRLVTGGQDKIVRIWEVVDDGTLKQLHEFTGHTAAITRVAFRSDSQQVASADTSGVIRVFNADNGDLQSVIGAHSTKIVGLSFASNNSYLMSASQDGTVKRWPNKFPEHSEFTGHEGTVRVIAINPNGDRIASAADDKTVRIWNQRDGKELQVLKDLKEPVTTIAYSSNSAQLVTGSVDKIARLFDPNNGNLIKEYPAQAAAITSVSMHPNRQELASADASGVVKIFKTEDASELRTLTGHQGRVTRVAYSPNSQTIVTGGVDKTVRVWSTSDGKEQRKIDVGTPVHAVGVSWNSSQIAAAGDDGAIRIYNLGDGKLVQTFPGFGKPVHSVYFSRDSQRLVSTDDDRATVWESKTGNALQHFVHHSQAVTDAVLANDHRTVITSGADNLLHKDMVSVTFTHQADEERIDAFSISPNSSYHFTTGPNSGLVMWNAGNGSEIRKFEGFEGTVTSVVMSPNSRQVAAGAGQHLYLWDANSRQMQFKNTTPTETTQLAFSPDSKKLIAVGADVKIRSFDPSPLNPQPAEPPSRDPAQIMSGHGKTVTSIVFQPDNQTAWTSSADGTIKAWSVAATGQVADLRGHSAGVYGLAFSPDGKYLASASADKTVRLWDLEKKSQIKTLSTQDEAVYALAFSPDSTHLLTGGGDKTVRLLNVETGAEVRRYNGPRHAIYAVAFRDDGRQIAAGGVGLGNDRTVFLWDTDNPDPLQEFSGHKDDIYSVQFNKSGTRLITTGYAGGLHVWLPGNPAPVYSQDFPQVTYLSRLSPDGTHLVMPADDGKAYFVNIPEDQR; from the coding sequence GATGGTCAATGGATCGCGACCGCTGGGTTTGACGACACTTGCAAACTCTGGGACGCCAACACACGCGAAGCGGTCCGCACGATGGAAGGCCATTCCGGAATCGTGTTGTGTATCGCGGCCTCTCCGGACGGCACGCAACTCGCCTCCGGTTCGGGGGATCGTTATATCAAGTTGTGGGACGTGCCCAAACGCTCGGCGATTCGTTCACAAGACGTACCTGGCGGCGGAGTCGTGGCACTTGATCGTAACGGAGATGGCAAACGACTGGTGACCGGCGGGCAAGACAAAATTGTCCGAATCTGGGAAGTGGTCGACGATGGCACTCTGAAACAATTGCACGAATTCACGGGCCACACGGCCGCAATCACGCGTGTGGCATTTCGTTCGGACTCGCAGCAAGTGGCTTCCGCCGACACCAGCGGCGTGATTCGCGTGTTCAATGCCGACAATGGCGACCTGCAAAGTGTCATCGGAGCCCACTCAACGAAAATCGTCGGGCTCAGCTTCGCTTCCAACAACTCGTACTTAATGAGTGCTTCGCAAGACGGAACCGTCAAGCGGTGGCCGAATAAGTTCCCCGAACACAGCGAGTTCACCGGGCATGAGGGAACTGTGCGAGTGATCGCAATCAATCCAAACGGTGATCGAATCGCGTCAGCCGCCGATGACAAGACCGTGCGAATTTGGAATCAACGTGATGGCAAGGAACTCCAGGTTCTTAAAGACTTGAAAGAACCAGTGACGACGATCGCCTACAGCAGCAATAGTGCTCAACTCGTGACCGGATCGGTCGACAAGATCGCGCGGCTGTTCGACCCGAACAACGGAAATTTGATCAAAGAATACCCCGCCCAAGCCGCTGCCATTACTTCGGTGAGTATGCATCCGAATCGGCAGGAGTTGGCGTCCGCGGATGCCAGCGGTGTCGTCAAGATTTTCAAGACCGAAGACGCCAGCGAACTCCGCACACTCACCGGGCATCAAGGCCGTGTCACGCGAGTGGCTTACTCGCCGAACAGTCAGACGATCGTCACCGGCGGCGTCGACAAGACCGTTCGCGTGTGGAGTACGAGTGACGGGAAAGAACAACGCAAAATTGATGTCGGCACGCCGGTCCATGCGGTTGGTGTTTCGTGGAACAGTTCTCAGATTGCGGCGGCGGGCGATGACGGAGCGATTCGCATCTACAACCTTGGCGATGGAAAACTCGTGCAGACGTTTCCCGGGTTTGGCAAGCCAGTTCATTCGGTGTATTTCAGTCGGGACAGTCAACGTCTCGTCTCCACCGATGACGATCGAGCGACAGTATGGGAATCGAAAACCGGTAATGCGTTGCAACACTTCGTGCATCATTCCCAAGCCGTCACCGATGCCGTTCTTGCGAATGATCATCGCACCGTGATTACAAGCGGTGCTGACAACTTGCTGCACAAGGACATGGTCTCCGTCACGTTCACGCATCAAGCAGATGAAGAGCGGATCGATGCGTTCTCGATTTCCCCCAACAGTTCCTACCATTTCACAACGGGGCCGAACAGCGGGCTCGTCATGTGGAATGCCGGCAATGGCAGTGAGATTCGCAAGTTCGAGGGCTTTGAAGGAACAGTGACCAGTGTGGTGATGAGTCCCAACAGTCGACAAGTCGCCGCCGGTGCCGGTCAGCATCTTTATCTCTGGGATGCGAACAGTCGACAGATGCAGTTCAAAAACACTACGCCAACCGAAACCACGCAGTTGGCGTTCAGCCCAGACAGTAAAAAACTGATCGCGGTTGGAGCGGACGTCAAGATTCGCAGTTTCGATCCCTCGCCGCTCAACCCGCAACCCGCTGAACCACCGTCACGCGATCCCGCTCAGATCATGTCCGGGCATGGAAAGACCGTGACCAGCATCGTCTTCCAACCGGACAACCAAACCGCGTGGACGTCGAGTGCGGATGGCACGATCAAGGCATGGTCCGTCGCCGCCACCGGTCAGGTGGCCGACTTAAGGGGGCATTCGGCGGGTGTTTACGGGCTCGCGTTCTCGCCGGACGGCAAATACCTTGCATCCGCCTCGGCCGACAAAACCGTGCGGCTGTGGGACCTTGAAAAGAAGAGTCAAATCAAGACGCTTTCCACACAAGACGAAGCGGTTTACGCACTGGCTTTCAGCCCCGATAGCACGCATCTGCTGACCGGCGGTGGCGACAAAACCGTGCGGCTGCTCAATGTCGAAACCGGCGCGGAAGTTCGGCGGTACAACGGTCCGCGACATGCGATCTACGCCGTCGCCTTCCGTGACGACGGTCGACAAATCGCCGCCGGTGGTGTGGGTTTGGGGAACGACCGCACCGTGTTTCTTTGGGACACCGATAACCCCGATCCGCTCCAAGAATTCAGCGGCCACAAGGACGACATCTACTCCGTGCAGTTTAACAAATCCGGTACGCGGCTGATCACCACCGGTTACGCGGGCGGACTACACGTCTGGTTGCCGGGCAATCCCGCACCGGTTTACTCGCAGGATTTCCCACAGGTGACGTATCTCAGTCGTCTCTCGCCCGACGGCACCCACCTCGTGATGCCCGCCGACGATGGCAAAGCGTATTTCGTCAACATTCCCGAAGATCAACGGTGA